The Alkalihalobacillus sp. LMS6 genomic interval ACCAGAGCGCGGCTCGATCATCTTTAATTAGTACGTCAAATTCCGTCCTTAAAGATCGAGAAGCTGTATACATGTTATCCATTCAATTAGACACTCCTTTTTCAGTTAATTACTACTATAACGTAAAAGAGACAAAAAACCGTTCGGCAACAAATGATATTTATAAATTAAAAATTTTCGATATAATAAGAGGGATGTCTACTTTTCTATAATCAGAAAGGAGAAGGAAAATTCATGAACATCCCTATTCAAACAACTGGCGTAGCGGTTGTCGTACTTCGGAACCAAAAGAATCAGACAGACGTACTGTTGTTAAAGCGACAATCGACAATTTTAAATGAGGCATGGACGTACATTGGTGGCAAAATTGAACAAGGAGAGATGGCGTATGAAGCCGCGATTCGAGAAATGAAGGAGGAAACGGGGTTAACCCCTCTCGCAATGTATACATCCAATACGTTCGACCAATTTTATGATCCTAAAAAGAATAGTATCTATATGGCCCCAGTTTTTGTTGCGTTTGTCTCGTCAAAAAATGGCGTCAGGTTGAATGAAGAGCATAGCCAATTCAAGTGGTGTTCGTTCAGAAATGCGAAATCAGTTGTAACGTTGCCAGGAAGCGAAGAAGTTTTAACTTTTATAGAAAATCATTTTGTTCATCAAACACCATTAGAATTGTTAAAGATTGATTACGTGGAGGTGCCATCGTGTTCATTGTAAACGTCGAGGGAGCTGTTTGGAATGATGGCAAATGGCTTGTTATCGAGAGGAGTATAAAAGAAGATCATGCGAGTGGATTGCTGTCGTTTGTGGGAGGAAAAGTGGAGTCACCAGGAGTGGATAAAGATGTATTAGAAAAAACAGTTCAACGTGAGTTTCTTGAAGAAGTTGGATTAAAGTTGAAAGCGAAAATGGCCTATGTGTGCAATACGTCATTTTTATATTATGATACGCATGTTATTGACATCGTTTATTTATGCGAAATGGAAGAAGGGAGTAAGCCATCAATTATAAGTACTGATGAAGTGGCAGCCATTTACTGGTTGACATATGAAGAAATGAAATTGCGCAGCAACGCACCGGAATATTTATTGGAAGCTGTGCGAATGGCGGAGGAAGTACGAGTACGTAATCTGGAGTGATGAAAATGGAACAGCGATTACTGCAAGTGTTAGACGAACTTTACGAGATAAAATGTGAACATGTGAGTGCCGTGACAAACGAGATGTTTGCATGCAGAAACGAGGAAGAGTGTTATTTCGTTCGCGTAACAAATTATAAAACTGCAGAAGAGCAGCAGGCAGAAGTGGACTGGACTGTGTGGCTCTATGAGCAAGGACTAGCTGCACCTAAAGTCATCTTCTCTAAACGAGATCTCTCAATTGAAACCATAACCTATAAACATAAAACGGTACGCATGGTCGTCTATCAAGCGGCTTTGGGGGGCCATGTACAGAAGAGTGAATGGAATGGACCGATATTTGAACGGTTAGGGAAAGAACTTGGTAAAATTCATGGTAGGTCGCAAGCGTATCCTGGCAACAAGGCAGCAATTAAAGACTGGTATGTAAATGATGAATACAATTGGGCTAAATATATACCGAAAGAAGAAAAAGCCGTTCGAGCTATGATCGCAGAAATTTTTCGAGAGGTAGAAGCATTACCAAAAACAAAGGAGACTTACGGACTGGCTCATGGAGATGTGTGGCTAGAGAATGTCGTAGTCGACAAAACGAACCTTACGCTCATTGATTATCAAGATTGCGAAAAGCATTTTTATTTATTTGATTTAGTTGTGCCCGTTTATAGTGCGATGGAGTATTCCTTTGATGGGAAAGGGAGTATTGTCTCATACGTTCATGAAATAACAAAAGCAATCTTCCGGGGGTATGCCTCTGAATTTACGCTTCCCCCTGCACATATTGATCATGTGTTGCTAATGTTTAGATTGAAAGAAGCAGCTGATTATATGCTAATGCACATCTATGGCAATGACGTACGGACAGAAGAAGAGGAGCGTTTGTTCAATCTCTATCGATTAAAAATCGAACAAAATCAACTTCGAACCATCATAACAGAGGAGCTAATTGTGGAATTGAAAGCGTTATTTTCAGCAGAAAAAGGGAAGGCGCCCTCCTCTCAAAATTGTTAATAATTTCGTTTATTGCCCTTTTTAACTTCATTCCAATCCACATTTATATTATCACTAACTTTTTGGAGGAGATCAAAGAGCGTTTCAATTTCCTCTGTAGATAAACCGTTTAAGGCTACTGCTTCAGAATGATTATTTTCACGCAATAAAAATTGATAAACGTCTTTTCCTCGATCTGTGGGGAAAAGTTTTTTTATTTTTTGATTGGTTGGATCCTCTTGCTTATAAATAAACCCTTGGCTTTCTAATTTTTTGACGGCTCTCGCTGTAGTTGTTCGATCCACCTTTAACATTTCAGCAATTTTCTCTTGGATGGAGCCTGGGTGTTCACAAATACGAATTAAATAGAGATATTGTCCTTTTGTTAATTCAATCTCTTTAAATTCAATATTGCTAATGGAATCGAGCGCACGGGCAATGGTGCCAATTTCACGTAGAATTTCTTTCATGTATAAAAACTCCTTCTTTTTTGTTGCAAATACAACAAAAATAAGTTACGTTAAAGTTGAACATTTGAATAGAAGTGAGGGCACAAATATGGATCGACAAATTATCACCAAACAAGATCAGTTAGAAGATGCGTTCGCCATCCGCAAAAAAGTATTTGTAGAAGAACAACACTGTCCAATCGAAGACGAATTTGATTCATTTGATGACTTAACGGCTGATTGTACACATGTTTTAGTTTATTATAACGAAAAACCAGTCGGTACGGGAAGGGTTCGTCGTGTTGAAACGAAAGCAAAATTAGAGCGGATCTGCCTTCTAGAAGAATATCGAAAGCACGGCTTAGGAAAAGACATCATTGCTATGCTTGAAGATCGTGCAAGGAAGCTAGGTTGTGAGCATGCTATTTTACATGGCCAAACCCATGCAGAAGGGTTTTATAAAAAATTAGGATACGTCACGACATCTGATGTATTTGAAGAAGACGGAATTCCACACATAAAAATGGAGAAGTCTTTTTAAGTTAATTGGGAAGGAGGCGTAAACGATGTCTGTTGAATTATTAACGCCTTTACGAAAAAAGATGCTGGTGGTCTCTATTTTATCTGCGTCTTTTTTGTTTTTGTTAAATCAGTTTTTGTTAATTACAGCGTTTCCACAGATTATGGAAGATTTTTCGGTTAATGCCACCCAAGTACAGTGGTTAACAACCGCTTTTTTATTGACTACAACTATTTTAATTCCGACAATGGGCTATTTTATGGGACGATTTCATGCGCGATCGTTAACGTTTGTTGCCATTTCCTTTTTTATTGTAGGAACCATTCTAGCGATTTTCGCACAAACGTTTTCTTTGTTAATTGTAGCAAGAGTTGTGCAAGCAGTTGGGGCTGGGATGATGCTGCCGCTTGTCCAAACGGTTTTACTGCTTGTCTATCCAATTGAGAAGCGAGGGTACGCCATGGGTTTGATGACCATGGTAGTGAATGTGGCGCCTGCAATAGGTCCATCAATTGCGGGTTATATTGTTGATTTATCCAACTGGCGCTTTTTGTTTTGGTTGGTATTGCCGCTAGCGGTTTTACTACTTGTTTTAAATATTATTTTTATGAGAAATATTACTGAGAGAGCGAATGCAACATTAAGCGTGCCGTCGCTGATCTTTTCAGCAATCGGGTTTGCTGGTATCATCTTAGCAATCAGTAACTTCAGTGTATACGGAATCAGCCTGTATGTCATAATTCCCGCAGTTATAGGAGTTATGTCGCTTAGCTTCTTTATTTGGAGTCAATTAACATCCGAACGACCGATGTTAAATTTGCGTTTATTTCGTTTAAAGTGGTTTGTCCATGGTACAGTACTGTCTTTTTTAATATCGGTATTGCTGTTATCGACTGAAACGCTATTGCCACTTTTTATTCAAGATGTGCAAGAACGATCTGCTTTTATTTCAGGAATGACATTACTTCCTGGAACGTTGTTGCTTTCCGTAACGTCATTCCTCGCTGGACGATGGTTTGATCGCTATGGAGGGAAAATCTTGGGGATTATTGGCTATTCCATAATGGTTTTAACATTTGTTTGGTTTACTTTTATGGGAGCCGAGACGAGTGTGGCCGCTATGATCATTTGCTTTAGCTTATTTATGGGTGCAGTTGGTATTGTTATGACACCTGCTACAGCCATTGCGATGAATGCTTTGAAGCAAAAAGACCTTCCTCACGGTACAGCGATTTTGAACACGGTTAAGCAATTTGCCGCTGCATTAGGGGTGACGGTTTTAACGACGCTTGTTAGCTTAAGTGCTGCTCGACCAGAATACAGCTATGCTGAAGGAACATTAATTGGCTTATCACTAGCTTTTGCAACGATGGGTGTGCTTTCCTTTATTGCATTAATGCTAGCGATCTTTACACGAAATCGAAGCAAGTCATCAAATACGTTCATGTAATTCTGACACCCTAGGTATTGAACTAGGGTGTTTTTATGTAATCATACAGTTCATAACTATTTGTTCGCCAATACGACCAACACGTCTTTCTCCTGTATCGAAAAAGCCTGATTTCTTATAAAGTTTTTGAGCAGGTATGTTCTTCTTGTTAACCACAAGAACAATTTCATTTTTATCTGGGAAGTGGGTCTGAATATAGGGAGATACGAGATCCATTGCTTGATTTGCATAACCTTTACCTTGCTCACATTGATTAACGGTGAGAGTTGTGAGCAACATCGCCTGAAGATTGGGTGAATAATCTTGGACGCGCTCTGTTTCATGAAGTAAGAAAAAGCCTACGGGTTGATCGGTGGCATTTGTCATAACAATACGATGCTGTCCTGGTTTATTTGTACGTAAATACTTATTTGGTAAAGCAGAAAATTGAATTTGCTCAGGTGGAAGGTGAAAAGCTTGTAAAGCAGCATCATATTTGGAGTGATAAGGCACTAAGTTTATTGTCATAACAGTCTCCCTTTAGAACGTTTGTTCTTATCATAATCGAAAAATTGGCTAGAAGCAAGAATTTTGTATATTTTTGGAACGAAAACGATTTATGCATGATTCGCGTGTATAAGAATGCGTTGTTTTATTATCCTACTATTGAGGAGGTGAGAGAAAATGGGTAGAGATCGTCAAGAAAAGAAATTAAAAGAAAGTGGACGTGTGGAGTCTGACAGAGACGTTGGTTTACGCTATAAGGGAGCAACAAAGATGTCTGGGCCTGAAGAAGCAAGAAGGTTAAATGACGGTCATAAGTAGAAAAAATACATGCAATCATCAACTTGATTGCATGTTTTAGTTTAAATTGCTATATTATCGGGTATAAATAATATTTATTTTTAAAATATACTGTCATTTCATCTGTTTATGTGTCATAATAGACATACAGCAATATTTTCGGCTGAATCATTGTAGGGAGGTCCCGAACATTGTATAAAATTATACGAATGTTAAACGGGGCAACAGAGACCCTTAAAGACACGAACAGCCAACTAGATAAGGTATTTATTGATCCTGTTGCCGCGCAATCATTGGCAAGCAAATTGAACAATCATCTTTACAAAAATGCTGAACGTTGGAAAGTCACAACCATTAATGGCGTTGATTATTAAGATAGAGAAGCGATCACAGGTATGGTTGCTTTTTTTGTGGTTGGAGGTATTTTATTCTAGCGCGTCCAGAAACTTGTGTTGTTCTTGCAGAAAAAGGGCATGACAGATCGGGGATAATAAACTTCCTTTTGATGTTCGGGCAGTCATTCAAGCGATTATTAAACAAAACAAAAGCTAGCCATCTTGGCTAGCTTTTAATGTTACTTATTCATATACGTGGATCGTTAGGTTTTGACGACCGAAGTTAAGAGCATCTTGTTGTTCAGGCATAAATAGGTCAATTTTGTTGCCTGTGATTGCGCCACCGATATCTCCTGCAATTGCTTCGCCGTAACCTTCAACGTATACAGTGCTTCCTAGAGGGATCACGCTAGGGTCTACTGCAATTACTTTTTGATTAGGGTTCGCTCTTAAGTCAATACCTGTATAAGTTACACCTGAGCACCCTTCACAAAATGCTGTGTACGCTGTCGCTTCTACGTTCATAGTTGTTGCACCGTCAGATTGTGTAGGCTCTGAACTACTAGACTCTGTTGATTCGTTCGAGCTAGAAGACTGGCTCGCTTCTGAACTACTAGACTCTGTTGATTCGTTTGAGCTAGAAGGCTGGCTCGCTTCTGAGCTACTAGACTCTGTTGATTCATTTGAGCTAGAAGATTGGCTTGCTTCTGAACTACTAGACTCGTTTGCTGAGCTTGTAGATTCAGTAGACTCGCTTGAGCTTTGGTTATTTGAAGACTCTTGTGGAGCTGAGTCATTTGATTGAATTTCACCTTTCACTTGACCTTGTTCGCCTTCACCAGGCATTGTTAATTGTTGGCCAATGAAAATTAAATGCTTATCGTAAATCTCTGGGTTTAACTCAACGATATTTTGAACTTCTGTCTGATGTTGATTTGCTATTTCACTAAGTGTGTCTCCACTTTTGACTTCATATGCAAATGCTGGAGTAGCAACAAGTACAGATCCTAGGACGGCTAATGATGAAACGAATTTTTTCATACTGTAAAACTCCCCTTATAATTTAGTATTCATCCCCCATAAAATGGAACTATGAAAATGTGTAAGATGAGTCGTTCTTGGTTTGAATTCCATTTTTGTGCGGGATGTCTCTCGCAAGTCCAAACTATACAGAACAAAGAGAGAGCTTTCAACCCATAATCAAGGAAGTAATAAACTTGTAAAATTCCTGTAATCCGCATAGGTAAAGCGATCGATGGAGTAGACTGGGGAAAATGTACTAGCGATCACTTGTTCAGCTTATTCGACAAATGATGATATTACACGTATGTTACAAAGAAAAAGTCTATAAAAGTGTTGATTTCGGGTATATGAATAGGTAGACCAAGAATAGTAGGGTGATTAAGCCGAAGAGAAAGTAGACGTGATCCATGCAAGTAGAGAGCTAATTGTTAGCACACGAATTGTTGCTAAAAGGAATGCGTCTGTACGTATGTAGTTAATTACAAAATAGCTGAAAAGGATAAAAATAAACGGCACGGTGTACATAAAAACCGTAGAATCGATCGTCATTGGTATAGCAATAAGGCTAATCGTTAAGAGATAGAAATAGGAAATAAAGAGTGGGATCGTTAATAGACATGCATGAATCATGTATTTTTCTCCTTGTCCATAAGGTTCGCTATCTCTACTATTAACGAAACGTTTCTTAAATAAACATACGTTCCTTCATTAAACCGTGAGAATGGCTCGTTAGTAAAGCGCACTCGAAGTGGATTTGAAAATTGAAATCGACTATCGAGTGCATGTTTTACATTAAAAAGCTTTGAAACGCTACGACAAGGCCTACAACAATCACAAGGCTTGGAAGTAAATTCGCAATCTTAACGTCAATGACATTTAAGAGGTTAAGACCAATGGCAAGGATTAAAATCCCGCCGATGCACGTAATTTCTGCAATCACAAGGTCCATTAACACATCTGGAACAAACCGATCAATCTGGTTTGCTAATAGCGTAATGCTTGCTTGATAAAGAAAAACGGGTATCGCGGCAAATAATACACCAATCCCTAACGTTGACGAAATAATGAGAGCTGAGAAGCCATCAATAGAAGATTTCGTAAAAAGTAAACTATGATCCCCACGCAATGCTGCTTCAAGTGGACCGAGAATTGCTAGTGCTCCAGTGGCAAATATAAGCGTTGAACTTACAAAAGCTTGTGCCACATTTCCTTGACTATTTTTTCCTAGTCGCTTTCCTAGCCAGCCCCCAAGTTGATTGAGTCGGTCATCAATTCGTAACCAACCCCCAACAAGTGCGCCGCTCGTTAAACTAACAATGATAATTAAAAAATTCTGCCCCGTAACAGCCATTTGCATGCCAATGACAATTAAGGCAAGTGATAAAGCCTGCATGACAAGCTTTCGTATATCCTCGGGTACATTTCGTATGCGTACGCCGATTAATGAAGCAACAGCAATGGCTGCCGCGTTAATAATTGTTCCTAATAACATCTTACGCCTCATTCCATCCTGCATTTCACTCAGAAGCAATGCTTCATTATAGCAAATTCATTTAGCATGTTAAAGTACTTCGGAATGCTAAAGAGTATTCAGTTTATTGCAGGTGACAAATGGGCGTCGTCCGATTTACAGGGAAAAAACAAACCGCTGTGAGGAACAGAATTAGAACACCTAATACAATAAGAAGGAGAAACCATTCCCAAAAAGACATCTTGTACCATTTGTCTCGCCGGTATCGCCTTTTCAAGTAGATTCGTTGCCTTTTACATAGGAAAGCAACATCTCTTTTAAGCGTTGTTGCTGGCGGTGAGGTGCTATATCTTCCTCTAAGTACGTAATTGGTGATTTGAGCGTAATATTGCTTCCGAACGTTCCATAGCTGTTAATTGCAGTAATAATGGTTTCTTTGACAGGGACATCGGTTCGAAATGATTTGTCTTGAATGCCTTCGTCAATAAGATGCAGGACAAGATCGGCTACTCGTTTTTGTGTATCAATATAGTCTTGAATCGTATCCAATGGTTCTTGAGAAAATGAGGCGTAGCTCTCAAACGCTTCTCTAAATACGGCGCTTTTACTTAGTGTATCGCTTGAATCGATGGTTAATAAATCAAAAAGCTTGATGAGTCGATCGTAAGCGGGAATGTCTTCGTAAACGATTTCAAAAAAAGAGGATACATGTTTTTCTAAATTATGACTCGCTACAGCTACAATTAAGCGGTCTTTTTTTGGGAAGTAACGGAACAATGTGGCAATCCCAATTTCCTCTTTATCTGCAACGTCTTGCATTTGTACTTGGTCTAAACCGTGTTCTAGAAAAAGCATTTCTGCCGTTTGAACAATTGACTGGTAGCGACGAGTTTTGTTTTCTGAGCGTTTCGTTGATTCAGGCATAAAGGCTCCTTTTTTACACATGATATATTGAGTGTATAACAGAAAGCGCTTGCAAGAAAATCATATTTCAATTATAATCAAATTATGATAGTTTAACTATCATAATTATTTTTAGGAGGCTTTTTCAAATGAGATTAAAAAATAAAGTTGCATTTATTACAGGTGCTGGTAGCGGGATGGGCGAAGTAGAAGCGCTTCGTTTTGCTGAAGAAGGTGCAGTTGTTGTGGCAACAGATATAAATGAAGAAGCTGTAAATTCGGTTGTTTCAAAAATAAAAGAAGCTGGTGGACAAGCACAAGCTTATAAACATAATGTTGCATCTAAAGAAGACTGGGCGGCAATCATGGGTGATGTAAAGGATCAGTACGGGAAGCTAGATATTCTCGTTAACAATGCAGGAATTTCATTGGCGACTCCTTTTGAAGAGCAGACAGCAGAAGATTGGGAACGCGTATACGGCATTAACATTAATGGTGTCATGTATGGCATGCAGGAAGCCCTTCCTTTAATGGAGGAAAACGGTGGCTCGATTGTAAATATTTCATCGATATCGGCTCTAACCGGAATGGCAGGTCCAGGTGCATACACAGCTTCAAAAGGAGCGGTACGCTCAATGACAAAAGCGGCGGCTGTTGATTACGGGAAGAAGAACATTCGTGTTAATTCCGTACATCCTGGCTACATCGTAACGCCAATGAGTGCTCCTTCTATGGAACAATATAAAGAGTATTTCTTAACCCAAGTAGCTTTACCAAATCTCGGAAATGCGGAAGAAGTGGCGAATGCCGTGCTATTCCTAGCTTCAGATGAAGCGAGTCATATTACTGGAATTGAATTACCTGTTGATGGTGGCGTTACAGCAAAATAAAGGAGAGGTACAGCATGAGTGGAACAGAAGTAGTTGTCATTACAGGGGCGGCGACTGGTCTTGGTCGCGCAACAGCATTGAAGATGGCTGAAAAAGGCTATCGGTTAACGCTTGTTGATTTTAATGAAGAAGCTGGGCAAGAAACATTAAAGGATGTTCAAGCAACAGGTGCGGAAGCCATTTTTGTAAAGGCAAATGTCTCGGTAGAAGAAGATGTTAAAGCATATGTAGAAAAAACAGTTGAGACGTTTGGCACAATTAATCATTTTGTTAATAACGCAGGGATTATGGTGCCAATGCGGTTGTTACATGAGTATGATGTCGACGAATACAATCGTGTTATGGACGTCAATGTGAAAGGCGCGTTTTTAGGACTAAAATATGTGATCGCTGTAATGATGGAAAATGGCGGTGGTCATATCGTCAACACAGTCTCATCAAACAGCTACAAGCCAACCGCTTACAATGGTTTGTATTCAGCCACAAAACATGCTTTGGCTGCCTTGACGAAATCAATTGGTCAAGATTATCAAGATTATAAGATCTATGCTGCTGGAGTAGCACCGAATTCGATGAATACAACGATTTCTGCCGCAGCCGTTCCAAGTCTAACACCAGATCGACTTGAAAATTTATCATCGTCAACAGGCCCGAATCGA includes:
- a CDS encoding NUDIX pyrophosphatase, which translates into the protein MNIPIQTTGVAVVVLRNQKNQTDVLLLKRQSTILNEAWTYIGGKIEQGEMAYEAAIREMKEETGLTPLAMYTSNTFDQFYDPKKNSIYMAPVFVAFVSSKNGVRLNEEHSQFKWCSFRNAKSVVTLPGSEEVLTFIENHFVHQTPLELLKIDYVEVPSCSL
- a CDS encoding NUDIX domain-containing protein; protein product: MFIVNVEGAVWNDGKWLVIERSIKEDHASGLLSFVGGKVESPGVDKDVLEKTVQREFLEEVGLKLKAKMAYVCNTSFLYYDTHVIDIVYLCEMEEGSKPSIISTDEVAAIYWLTYEEMKLRSNAPEYLLEAVRMAEEVRVRNLE
- a CDS encoding phosphotransferase enzyme family protein, with the protein product MEQRLLQVLDELYEIKCEHVSAVTNEMFACRNEEECYFVRVTNYKTAEEQQAEVDWTVWLYEQGLAAPKVIFSKRDLSIETITYKHKTVRMVVYQAALGGHVQKSEWNGPIFERLGKELGKIHGRSQAYPGNKAAIKDWYVNDEYNWAKYIPKEEKAVRAMIAEIFREVEALPKTKETYGLAHGDVWLENVVVDKTNLTLIDYQDCEKHFYLFDLVVPVYSAMEYSFDGKGSIVSYVHEITKAIFRGYASEFTLPPAHIDHVLLMFRLKEAADYMLMHIYGNDVRTEEEERLFNLYRLKIEQNQLRTIITEELIVELKALFSAEKGKAPSSQNC
- a CDS encoding MarR family winged helix-turn-helix transcriptional regulator, which translates into the protein MKEILREIGTIARALDSISNIEFKEIELTKGQYLYLIRICEHPGSIQEKIAEMLKVDRTTTARAVKKLESQGFIYKQEDPTNQKIKKLFPTDRGKDVYQFLLRENNHSEAVALNGLSTEEIETLFDLLQKVSDNINVDWNEVKKGNKRNY
- a CDS encoding GNAT family N-acetyltransferase, producing MDRQIITKQDQLEDAFAIRKKVFVEEQHCPIEDEFDSFDDLTADCTHVLVYYNEKPVGTGRVRRVETKAKLERICLLEEYRKHGLGKDIIAMLEDRARKLGCEHAILHGQTHAEGFYKKLGYVTTSDVFEEDGIPHIKMEKSF
- a CDS encoding DHA2 family efflux MFS transporter permease subunit, encoding MSVELLTPLRKKMLVVSILSASFLFLLNQFLLITAFPQIMEDFSVNATQVQWLTTAFLLTTTILIPTMGYFMGRFHARSLTFVAISFFIVGTILAIFAQTFSLLIVARVVQAVGAGMMLPLVQTVLLLVYPIEKRGYAMGLMTMVVNVAPAIGPSIAGYIVDLSNWRFLFWLVLPLAVLLLVLNIIFMRNITERANATLSVPSLIFSAIGFAGIILAISNFSVYGISLYVIIPAVIGVMSLSFFIWSQLTSERPMLNLRLFRLKWFVHGTVLSFLISVLLLSTETLLPLFIQDVQERSAFISGMTLLPGTLLLSVTSFLAGRWFDRYGGKILGIIGYSIMVLTFVWFTFMGAETSVAAMIICFSLFMGAVGIVMTPATAIAMNALKQKDLPHGTAILNTVKQFAAALGVTVLTTLVSLSAARPEYSYAEGTLIGLSLAFATMGVLSFIALMLAIFTRNRSKSSNTFM
- a CDS encoding GNAT family N-acetyltransferase, with protein sequence MTINLVPYHSKYDAALQAFHLPPEQIQFSALPNKYLRTNKPGQHRIVMTNATDQPVGFFLLHETERVQDYSPNLQAMLLTTLTVNQCEQGKGYANQAMDLVSPYIQTHFPDKNEIVLVVNKKNIPAQKLYKKSGFFDTGERRVGRIGEQIVMNCMIT
- a CDS encoding YpzI family protein, with amino-acid sequence MGRDRQEKKLKESGRVESDRDVGLRYKGATKMSGPEEARRLNDGHK
- a CDS encoding 3D domain-containing protein, translated to MKKFVSSLAVLGSVLVATPAFAYEVKSGDTLSEIANQHQTEVQNIVELNPEIYDKHLIFIGQQLTMPGEGEQGQVKGEIQSNDSAPQESSNNQSSSESTESTSSANESSSSEASQSSSSNESTESSSSEASQPSSSNESTESSSSEASQSSSSNESTESSSSEPTQSDGATTMNVEATAYTAFCEGCSGVTYTGIDLRANPNQKVIAVDPSVIPLGSTVYVEGYGEAIAGDIGGAITGNKIDLFMPEQQDALNFGRQNLTIHVYE
- a CDS encoding DUF554 domain-containing protein, which codes for MLLGTIINAAAIAVASLIGVRIRNVPEDIRKLVMQALSLALIVIGMQMAVTGQNFLIIIVSLTSGALVGGWLRIDDRLNQLGGWLGKRLGKNSQGNVAQAFVSSTLIFATGALAILGPLEAALRGDHSLLFTKSSIDGFSALIISSTLGIGVLFAAIPVFLYQASITLLANQIDRFVPDVLMDLVIAEITCIGGILILAIGLNLLNVIDVKIANLLPSLVIVVGLVVAFQSFLM
- a CDS encoding TetR/AcrR family transcriptional regulator — translated: MPESTKRSENKTRRYQSIVQTAEMLFLEHGLDQVQMQDVADKEEIGIATLFRYFPKKDRLIVAVASHNLEKHVSSFFEIVYEDIPAYDRLIKLFDLLTIDSSDTLSKSAVFREAFESYASFSQEPLDTIQDYIDTQKRVADLVLHLIDEGIQDKSFRTDVPVKETIITAINSYGTFGSNITLKSPITYLEEDIAPHRQQQRLKEMLLSYVKGNEST
- a CDS encoding SDR family NAD(P)-dependent oxidoreductase — protein: MRLKNKVAFITGAGSGMGEVEALRFAEEGAVVVATDINEEAVNSVVSKIKEAGGQAQAYKHNVASKEDWAAIMGDVKDQYGKLDILVNNAGISLATPFEEQTAEDWERVYGININGVMYGMQEALPLMEENGGSIVNISSISALTGMAGPGAYTASKGAVRSMTKAAAVDYGKKNIRVNSVHPGYIVTPMSAPSMEQYKEYFLTQVALPNLGNAEEVANAVLFLASDEASHITGIELPVDGGVTAK
- a CDS encoding SDR family NAD(P)-dependent oxidoreductase yields the protein MSGTEVVVITGAATGLGRATALKMAEKGYRLTLVDFNEEAGQETLKDVQATGAEAIFVKANVSVEEDVKAYVEKTVETFGTINHFVNNAGIMVPMRLLHEYDVDEYNRVMDVNVKGAFLGLKYVIAVMMENGGGHIVNTVSSNSYKPTAYNGLYSATKHALAALTKSIGQDYQDYKIYAAGVAPNSMNTTISAAAVPSLTPDRLENLSSSTGPNRPASPEEIADVVMFILESGAPLVNGTIVNCAGGQIYN